A window of Babesia microti strain RI chromosome III, complete genome contains these coding sequences:
- a CDS encoding hypothetical protein (overlaps_old_locusTagID:BBM_III04020): MDEDYFTIDISGHEYNSNFKSDSDSSYSLSSESLTSQPIQDNDPCKIDEVKLNEDVITLNHNFTSDDDDFIKHLRNHIYNSIGSETFCQTSHFSGNNYCITFCKNGLTNKLNEMSFLLRNNCGKSYPRILRYKKVPLSKHITQCAKRYYTNIPDLTTSKNCPEPIMDFTHCLSSLYLLPKEMCTGCGRRDCRKTWHSNKLCDFYPCDNCGQLKHHKCRHLHELTSRRSQKIPDLPSNFRDYLASSLKCLICGRIGHANCATNTTIVSNSNSQCINAAQKFINKQRNHYGDNKNYHKQKPHHTPTNKR; this comes from the coding sequence ATGGATGAAGATTACTTCACTATAGACATAAGCGGACACGAATATAATTCTAATTTCAAATCTGATTCAGACAGCTCCTATTCTCTATCTTCAGAATCGCTCACTTCGCAACCAATTCAAGATAATGATCCTTGCAAAATTGACGAGGTTAAATTGAATGAGGATGTTATAACACTGAATCATAATTTTACTagtgatgatgatgattttatcaaaCATTTGAGGAATCacatatacaattcaaTTGGTTCCGAAACCTTTTGTCAAACATCACATTTCTCTGGTAACAACTACTGTATTacattttgtaaaaatggattgacaaataaattgaacgaaatgtcatttttgttAAGAAATAATTGCGGTAAATCATACCCAAGGATTTTGCGCTACAAAAAAGTGCCTTTGTCAAAACACATTACTCAATGTGCAAAAAGATactatacaaatatacCAGATTTGACGACTTCCAAAAATTGCCCTGAACCAATTATGGACTTTACCCATTGTCTATCATCATTGTACCTTTTGCCTAAAGAAATGTGCACTGGTTGTGGGAGAAGGGATTGTCGCAAAACATGGCATAGCAATAAACTTTGTGATTTCTACCCTTGCGACAATTGCGGCCAATTAAAACATCACAAATGCAGGCACTTACACGAATTAACGTCAAGAAGGAGTCAGAAAATCCCTGATTTACCATCTAATTTTAGGGACTACTTAGCTAGTTCACTCAAGTGTCTAATTTGCGGGAGAATTGGTCATGCAAATTGTGCCACAAATACCACAATTGTTTCAAATAGTAATTCCCAGTGTATAAATGCGGCACAAAAGTTCATTAATAAACAAAGAAATCATTATGGTGATAATAAGAATTACCACAAACAAAAACCCCATCATACGCCTACGAATAAACGATAA
- a CDS encoding hypothetical protein (overlaps_old_locusTagID:BBM_III04025;~overlaps_old_locusTagID:BBM_III04030): MNIPHYTTHTHIVSTRFIRKAIKTINSSFLELLQLPITDLVNVATDNTSVTALLLDKITLIRQLNSKITSENVKSHKNINIRYEKALNLRLRTLVSLFNPEQSCKFSLKINQDELFLSNIANKILNDKNSALIHHLSMLTSIVYTNKLNADDFVFGCKTKLQALEDSFITKIYTIIHTNVYLDLYHLTYCLSLFSVYYGQYKSKLSNNNGELPLFSPYLSIFKQNKQLSLITDELSSENANFDNPVNLNGHRPNIDIIHSILEKISDKLLSSDNLSAEIISLSLESIANIYTIDNKGLSNVNNLLQKLLHTPIERYLISNYDRLSDININTGIQNPSILSQSLYGIYMTGNFNSPLFNQIVNSLTEDILKKVKFNNPIELFRTSFSLIVSNQISKGYISKWLLKEIVRLSSEAVKYPSQFLFLLTGLSLSPNLSLMESERNIGSSISFDKSIYERAEAELKLLETGELSFTSDILSMKHLFSLAESLIPTLNNSEFVQILHSFCSTKLHHPRLVKIKLYSEGLKRLPMLPVEAIPQLLRSSIWLLSAKSDDTMRLAYAVTDRLLGELVKGCISSFVISESLVLLDKCSIYSKELAIVACIAFSRRNYQDLDDLNFNFTAKLLHYLSSSSITPSIKTSGELKETELEITRDFLFNKSIYIIKQCLLKYNNNNLINTNDNNVITDYGTVDNKIFNPNITGDITLDSVTSILHSAHIKGEVTRFAELTILSVNLVNSNVVTGATGDSLRGYTKVLSAMCGREYKFKINDGIYDVFQCEN, encoded by the exons ATGAACATACCTCATTATACCACCCATACTCATATTGTCTCAACTAGATTCATTAGAAAAGCTATAAAAACCATCAATAGTTCATTCCTTGAGTTATTACAACTGCCAATCACAGATCTAGTAAATGTAGCAACTGATAATACATCGGTTACAGCGTTATTGCtggataaaattacacTTATTCGTCAATTAAACTCCAAAATAACTAGTGAAAATGTCAAGTCGcacaaaaatatcaacattAGATACGAAAAAGCATTAAACCTTAGACTACGCACCCTTGTTTCGTTATTCAACCCTGAACAATCATGTAAATTTTCACTAAAAATCAACCAA GACGAATTATTTCTTAGTAATATcgcaaataaaatattaaatgacAAAAATTCCGCTTTAATCCACCACTTATCAATGTTGACTTCAATTGTATAtacaaacaaattgaatgCCGATGATTTTGTGTTTGGCTGCAAAACTAAATTACAAGCTTTGGAAGATAgttttattacaaaaatcTACACTATTATTCATACAAATGTATATCTTGATCTTTACCATCTGACTTATTGTCTATCTTTATTCTCCGTTTATTACGGTCAATACAAatcaaaattgtcaaacAATAATGGTGAATTACCATTATTCTCACCttatttatctatatttaaacaaaataagCAATTGTCATTAATTACTGATGAATTATCTTCTGaaaatgcaaattttgataatccAGTTAATTTAAATGGTCACAGGccaaatattgatataatacATTCTATCCTAGAAAAAATATCGGATAAACTACTTTCAAGTGACAATTTAAGCGCCGAAATAATAAGTTTGTCGTTAGAATctattgcaaatatttacactaTTGATAACAAAGGCCTATCCAATGTCAATAATCTGTTACAG aaattgttacataCACCAATTGAAagatatttaatttcaaattatgATAGGCTATCCGACATTAATATCAATACTGGAATACAAAATCCATCCATCCTGTCACAATCATTATACGGAATTTATATGActggaaattttaattccCCGCTCTTTAATCAAATAGTCAATTCATTAACAGAAGATATATTGAAGAAAGTCAAGTTCAATAACCctattgaattatttagaacATCATTTTCTCTTATCGTCAGTAATCAAATCTCCAA AggatatatttcaaaatgGTTACTAAAGGAAATTGTTCGTTTGTCTAGTGAAGCTGTTAAGTATCCGTCGCAATTTTTATTCCTACTAACT GGTCTATCGTTAAGTCCAAATCTGTCACTGATGGAAAGTGAAAGGAATATCGGTTCGTCCATCTCCTTCGACAAATCAATCTATGAAAGGGCAGAAGCAGAGTTAAAACTGTTAGAGACAGGCGAACTATCGTTCACTTCTGACATTTTGTCAATGAAACATCTGTTCTCGCTAGCTGAATCTCTTATACCTACTTTGAATAATTCTGAATTTGtgcaaatattacattCATTTTGCTCCACAAAATTACATCATCCAAGATTAGTAAAGATAAAGTTGTATTCTGAAGGCTTAAAAAGATTGCCTATGTTGCCAGTAGAGGCAATTCCTCAGCTTTTAAGATCTTCTATTTGGTTGCTATCAGCAAAGTCTGATGATACAATGAGATTAGCTTACGCTGTAACTGATAGGCTTTTAGGCGAGTTGGTCAAGGGTTGTATCAGTTCATTTGTAATTAGTGAATCTTTGGTACTGCTGGATAAATGtagtatatattcaaaGGAATTGGCAATTGTTGCCTGTATTGCCTTTTCTAGAAGAAATTACCAGGAT TTAGATGATTTAAATTTCAACTTCACAGCCAAACTGTTACACTATTTATCCAGCAGCAGCATTACACCCTCAATTAAGACAAGCGGGGAGTTGAAGGAGACAGAATTGGAAATTACCAGAGATTTTTTGTTTAACAAATCCATTTACATCATCAAACAATGTTTGCtgaaatataataataataatttaatcaatacgaatgataataatgtgATTACTGATTATGGGACGGTtgacaataaaatttttaacccAAATATTACTGGCGATATCACACTAGATAGTGTAACAAGCATATTACATTCCGCGCATATCAAGGGAGAGGTGACTAGATTTGCGGAACTAACAATTTTGAGTGTTAATTTG GTTAATAGTAATGTTGTAACCGGAGCCACTGGTGATTCGCTGAGAGGCTACACCAAGGTGCTAAGTGCAATGTGTGGAAGGGAGTATAAATTTAAGATAAATGACGGAATTTATGATGTTTTCCAATGtgaaaattga
- a CDS encoding hypothetical protein (overlaps_old_locusTagID:BBM_III04035) — MYKWRCLYIYFVLNLFLYMSICFVKNDHISFGKKSPNLIARNLFFGQNIESNKNEYPPTEFDTISPRAKKLGRCSDNALYDIFDFKADMLQNVDITNCVINKLDSIHSRENCPDFFDILIKCPSVRELKTYRWMKYMHDKNVCNRINEGSEFETGEYWKDPPVSDFEPLKSDNSLMNLNSEPDTTINIPDIIKSNNKGIETNGNDIHDGSEIKTKNEATNELNKPVYKKKVVGYDNSGYYSNVLILLNADREILKRRCEALRLDNILGLTNTDVMQLLIASQEFLMAPKNFKNTVNFLIAFGRANLNLQNDDYKLWEDLPNPPKCINVPSIYAMIGRKQMIAPKFMWKRRRSKSEPYRDKWPISTPDTPSALSRWLNSAESLYIHTTKGVKHVGTALNDFDKHFPNDKHYNTSCSINRYDCATSVDFLGNMGKMLKCVRRQKVAAKPIYSNNYTFGINDLANEDDNINVNNWSKADIRKMLLKNPLLGLRRTRTLINCIRNLHEVMGFSYKEILALGIRYPSIFTCGDYKNHVNAIYDSDRDFTYKDVFYLIKKLPYLLTSNIPRSIRPKIYYIRRIMGKTIDELLEYPQYLSFSLRDRIMPRHYCLMNLHYQNKFDKVYKYLFCTGLHHSYGTLVEDETLDKALKLPKDLSNHLTAYYKLNQEYKIRDLLSPGDDLFCKIFNVSWRDLVIAKEKSMLIPTPQDLP, encoded by the coding sequence ATGTACAAATGGAGGTGTTTATACATCTACTTTGTGTTAAACCTGTTTCTCTATATGTCAATTTGTTTTGTGAAGAATGACCACATATCATTCGGTAAAAAATCCCCAAACCTTATAGCAAGAAACTTATTTTTCGGTCAAAATATAGAATCGaacaaaaatgaatatCCTCCTACTGAGTTTGATACAATAAGTCCTAGAGCGAAAAAGCTCGGTAGATGTTCTGACAATGCACTATACGATATATTCGATTTTAAAGCTGATATGCTACAAAATGTAGATATCACTAATTGTGTAATCAATAAACTGGATTCTATACATTCAAGGGAAAACTGTCCAgatttttttgatattttgatCAAATGTCCCTCTGTGAGGGAACTTAAAACTTATAGATGGATGAAATATATGCATGATAAGAATGTTTGTAATAGGATTAATGAAGGATCTGAATTTGAAACTGGAGAATATTGGAAAGATCCTCCAGTTTCAGATTTTGAGCCCCTAAAATCAGACAATTCCCTGATGAATCTTAACTCTGAACCTGACACTACAATTAACATTCctgatataattaaatcCAATAATAAAGGTATTGAAACTAATGGAAATGACATTCATGATGGTAGtgaaattaaaacaaaaaatgAAGCCACAAATGAATTGAATAAACCTGTGTACAAGAAGAAAGTGGTGGGTTACGATAACTCGGGTTATTATTCCAATGTGTTAATATTGCTAAATGCAGACAGAGAAATACTTAAGCGAAGATGTGAGGCACTTAGATTGGATAATATACTAGGTCTGACAAATACTGACGTGATGCAATTGTTGATTGCATCGCAGGAATTTCTCATGGCCCCGAAAAACTTCAAAAATACcgtaaattttttaatcgCATTTGGCAGGGCCAATCTAAATCTTCAAAATGATGATTACAAACTATGGGAAGATCTACCCAACCCCCCAAAGTGCATAAATGTGCCTTCAATTTATGCTATGATAGGTAGGAAGCAAATGATAGCACCAAAATTCATGTGGAAGAGGAGGAGATCAAAGTCCGAACCGTACAGAGATAAATGGCCAATATCCACGCCTGATACACCAAGTGCATTGTCAAGATGGCTTAACTCAGCGGAATCCTTATACATTCATACAACAAAGGGAGTAAAACATGTAGGAACTGCTCTTAATGACTTTGACAAACATTTCCCTAATGACAAGCATTACAACACTTCTTGTAGCATAAACAGATATGATTGTGCCACCAGTGTCGATTTTTTAGGCAATATGGGTAAGATGCTGAAATGCGTGCGGAGACAAAAGGTTGCAGCTAAGCCCATATATAGTAACAATTACACATTCGGCATCAACGATTTGGCTAATGAGGATGATAACATAAATGTAAACAATTGGTCTAAGGCGGATATTAGGAAAATGCTGCTGAAAAATCCACTATTGGGTTTACGCCGTACTAGGACATTGATCAATTGTATCAGAAATTTGCATGAAGTAATGGGGTTTTCGTACAAAGAAATATTGGCTTTAGGTATTAGATACCCTAGCATATTCACATGCGGGGACTACAAAAATCATGTAAACGCCATATACGATAGTGATCGTGACTTTACTTACAAGGATGTATTTTATCTAATAAAAAAACTTCCATATCTTCTTACATCCAATATCCCTAGGTCGATAAGgccaaaaatatattacatacGCCGAATCATGGGCAAAACAATTGATGAACTTCTGGAGTACCCTCAATATCTATCATTTTCTCTTCGAGATAGAATCATGCCTAGACACTACTGCCTAATGAATCTTCACTACCAGAACAAGTTTGACAAAGTATACAAGTATCTCTTTTGTACAGGCCTTCATCACTCATACGGTACGTTGGTTGAAGATGAAACTTTGGACAAAGCTTTGAAACTGCCAAAGGATTTGAGTAACCATTTAACGGCATATTACAAACTTAACCAGGAGTACAAGATTAGGGATTTACTATCACCAGGAGATGATctattttgcaaaatatttaatgtttCTTGGAGGGATTTGGTGATCGCAAAAGAAAAGTCCATGTTGATTCCCACTCCCCAAGATCTGCCATAG
- a CDS encoding conserved Plasmodium protein, unknown function (overlaps_old_locusTagID:BBM_III04035;~overlaps_old_locusTagID:BBM_III04040): MFLTQALLKISLKLPQHLNKLIVNDSIPFDTVRVLKDRKFLGDFTLNEAIDRAKSHNQSLILFKPKANPPICVIDTLETFSSVYTRDKGDNENALDFMFDPCLKLKQVHISNMCSDTDFERKINQARNFLINGYRVEIALVTKGGPSSIKKTTKVETRDLYPTKIHTDSERNIVKNAGKLAGAAKDKSMNLAYSTENPLVLRLDKIYSLLHNAGKPFTVKSKLASSVANQRLIVVKFFPIAKSNGAKDFNDDCK, encoded by the exons ATGTTCTTGACCCAAGCACTACTTAAGATATCACTTAAACTGCCACAACATTTAAAC AAACTAATTGTCAACGATTCAATCCCCTTTGACACCGTTAGGGTGTTGAAAGATCGCAAGTTCCTAGGGGACTTTACGCTCAATGAAGCCATTGACAGGGCTAAATCGCATAATCAATCACTAATTCTATTTAAGCCCAAGGCTAATCCACCAATATGCGTCATAGATACATTGGAAACGTTCAGCAGTGTCTACACTAGAGATAAGGGTGACAATGAAAATGCCTTGGATTTTATGTTCGACCCATGTCTAAAACTCAAACAAGTGCACATATCTAATATGTGTTCAGACACAGATTTTGAACGAAAGATCAACCAGGCCCGCAATTTTCTAATCAATGGTTATAGAGTTGAAATTGCCCTGGTTACTAAGGGCGGTCCCAGCTCCATTAAGAAAACTACTAAGGTCGAGACTAGGGACTTATATCCCACTAAAATTCACACAGATTCGGAAAggaatattgttaaaaatgcGGGTAAATTGGCTGGCGCAGCTAAGGATAAATCTATGAATTTGGCATATAGCACAGAAAATCCATTGGTACTAAGGctagataaaatatattcactGTTGCACAATGCTGGTAAGCCTTTCACCGTGAAAAGTAAGCTGGCTTCTTCTGTAGCAAATCAACGCCTAATCGTTGTAAAATTCTTCCCTATCGCAAAATCTAACGGTGCAAAAGATTTCAATGATGATTGTAAGTAA
- a CDS encoding signal recognition particle subunit SRP54 (overlaps_old_locusTagID:BBM_III04035;~overlaps_old_locusTagID:BBM_III04040) — MVLAELGSQINGALRKLYCATVIDNTIIDEVIKDIVRSLLMADVNVKYVRQLQDNVKKAIYQGNEIVGANRRKLIQKTIFSEIVNLMTAKNEAYVPKKGKRNVIMFVGLQGAGKTTTCTKYGHYYQRKGMTGLICADTFRAGAFDQLKQNATKAKIPFYGSYTEANPVKVARDGVDKFKSEKYDLIIVDTSGRHKQQESLLEEMKQIATAEPDDIVFVLDSHIGQACYDQALAFCKAVNVGSVIITKLDGHAKGGGAISAVSATNSPIIFIGTGEHFDDFEPFDPQSFVSRLLGFGDINGLINTFKEVVENNGNNESIERISKGKFSLRDMYDQFQNVLKMGPMGQVMSMIPGISSNIIGKGQEQEGVARIKRFMVIMDSMTDEELDCEKQITDSRSMRIARGSGCTIFEIKALIEQHKLLHKMVGKMGKMGLNKESAMQSVMRNPQQIVSRMQNMIDPRLLKQMGGASNLVNIIKEFSQREDLQALMKQQRKR, encoded by the exons ATGGTTTTAGCTGAGCTTGGCTCCCAGATAAATGGAGCCCTGAGGAAGCTCTATTGTGCCACTGTTATCGATAATACA ATTATCGATGAAGTTATTAAGGATATCGTAAGGTCATTGTTAATGGCCGATGTTAACGTTAAGTATGTAAGACAACTTCAAGATAATGTCAAGAAGGCAATTTACCAAGgcaatgaaattgttggCGCAAATAGGCGCAAACTTATCCAAAAA acaatATTTTCAGAAATAGTTAATCTCATGACCGCTAAAAATGAGGCTTATGTGCCAAAGAAAGGAAAGAGAAATGTTATAATGTTTGTTGGATTGCAGGGTGCAGGCAAAACAACTACGTGTACAAAATATGGCCATTACTACCAACGAAAAGGCAT GACTGGCTTAATTTGCGCTGATACATTCCGTGCTGGTGCTTTTGATCAGTTAAAACAAAACGCTACTAAGGCTAAAATTCCTTTTTATGGAAG ttatacTGAGGCCAACCCCGTAAAGGTGGCAAGGGATGGcgttgataaatttaagagtgaaaaatatgatttgataattgttgACACATCAGGGAGGCATAAACAACAGGAATCATTGCTTGAGGAAATGAAGCAAATTGCTACTGCA GAACCTGATGATATCGTATTCGTATTGGATAGTCATATTGGACAGGCTTGCTACGATCAAGCATTAGCCTTTTGCAAGGCTGTAAACGTCGGAAGTGTCattatcacaaaattaGACGGGCATGCTAAAGGCGGCGGGGCAATATCTGCGGTTTCTGCCACAAATTCACCCATAATCTTTATTGGCACTGGAGAGCATTTTGACGATTTCGAACCCTTTGATCCCCAATCATTCGTATCTCGTCTACTAG GATTTGGAGATATAAATGGATTGATTAATACGTTTAAGGAAGTGGTTGAGAATAACGGCAATAATGAATCTATTGAAAGGATATCTAAGGGAAAATTTAGTTTGAGAGACATGTATGACCAGTTTCAG AACGTATTGAAGATGGGTCCTATGGGACAAGTCATGTCAATGATACCCGGTATATCATCTAATATTATTGGAAAAGGCCAAGAGCAGGAGGGTGTGGCCAGGATTAAGAGATTCATGGTTATTATGGATTCTATGACAGACGAAGAACTTGATTGTGAAAAACAAATAACAGACTCCAGATCCATGAGAATCGCAAGAGGTTCTGGTTGTACTATATTTGAGATTAAGGCACTTATTGAGCAGCACAAGTT ATTGCACAAGATGGTGGGAAAGATGGGAAAGATGGGTCTAAATAAGGAATCTGCCATGCAAAGCGTGATGAGGAATCCGCAACAAATAGTATCAAGGATGCAAAACATGATAGACCCTAGGCTGCTGAAACAAATGGGGGGTGCGTCCAATcttgtaaatataattaaggAG TTCTCCCAAAGAGAAGATTTGCAGGCCCTCATGAAGCAGCAACGTAAGCGGTGA